In Flavobacteriales bacterium, one genomic interval encodes:
- the azu gene encoding azurin, producing MKQIRLYSFLLMFAFGITAITSCTSEPKKPAKETVINTDVPETVPKQDTMKVAISGNDQMQYDISEIDVLEGQTVVLTLTHTGKMPVDAMGHNFVLLAKGTTVSVFAEEALKAKATDYIPEDQSNVIAHTKLVGGGESTTITFQAPEKGTYDFICSFPGHYSMMKGKFNVE from the coding sequence ATGAAACAGATCCGACTATATTCCTTTCTGCTGATGTTCGCATTCGGCATAACAGCTATCACTTCATGCACAAGTGAACCCAAGAAACCAGCTAAGGAGACTGTCATAAATACTGATGTTCCGGAAACAGTGCCAAAGCAGGATACTATGAAGGTCGCGATAAGCGGAAACGATCAGATGCAGTATGACATATCAGAAATTGATGTATTGGAAGGCCAAACAGTTGTGCTGACCTTGACCCATACTGGAAAAATGCCAGTTGATGCTATGGGACACAATTTTGTGCTCTTGGCCAAAGGGACGACCGTTTCCGTGTTTGCTGAAGAAGCACTTAAAGCCAAAGCGACCGATTACATACCGGAAGACCAAAGCAACGTGATAGCACATACAAAATTGGTCGGTGGCGGAGAAAGCACCACGATCACCTTTCAGGCTCCCGAAAAGGGCACGTATGATTTCATCTGTTCATTCCCTGGGCACTATTCAATGATGAAAGGGAAGTTCAACGTTGAATAA